The Niastella koreensis GR20-10 genome includes a window with the following:
- the rpiB gene encoding ribose 5-phosphate isomerase B, with protein sequence MFDLSKPIVIGSDHAGFDYKVAIVKWLTEKGYQVIDKGVDANKSVDYPDYAHPVASTVEAGETAFGILLCGSANGVCITANKHQGIRAGLAFELEVAKLIRQHNDANIICIPARFVSLEYAKQMLELFIETPFEGGRHQTRVNKIACV encoded by the coding sequence ATGTTCGATCTTTCAAAACCCATTGTAATTGGCAGCGACCATGCCGGATTTGATTATAAAGTGGCTATTGTAAAATGGTTAACCGAAAAGGGCTACCAGGTAATTGACAAAGGTGTTGATGCTAACAAATCAGTTGACTATCCCGATTACGCACACCCGGTTGCCAGTACGGTTGAAGCCGGAGAAACTGCATTTGGTATTTTGTTGTGCGGCAGCGCCAATGGCGTTTGCATTACAGCCAATAAACACCAGGGTATCAGGGCAGGTTTAGCCTTTGAACTGGAAGTGGCCAAACTGATCCGCCAGCATAACGACGCCAACATCATTTGCATTCCGGCCCGTTTTGTTTCGCTGGAGTATGCCAAACAAATGCTGGAGCTCTTTATTGAAACCCCATTTGAGGGCGGCCGTCACCAGACAAGAGTAAATAAAATAGCCTGCGTATAA
- the tatC gene encoding twin-arginine translocase subunit TatC produces the protein MTFIDHLEELRGHIIRSVLAILVAAIVIFIKIDWVFDNIVMGPVRNNFVSYKYMCGLSHWLHIGDALCMPPIPEGYKLLGNTVSGPFMSAIQIGVIGGFIAAFPYIFWEFWKFVKPALSPKELKYSRNAIFFVSIFFFLGAAFGYFVLGPFTFNFLANFNLGTANMYEYKPALDDYIDNLVNIILGCGIAFELPILAYVLTKIGLITPAFLTNYRKYAYVVILVVAAVITPSPDWTSQMIVFLPLLFLYELSVIVSKRVYKRDQAEQDNWQ, from the coding sequence ATGACATTTATTGATCATCTTGAAGAATTACGCGGGCACATAATACGTTCGGTACTTGCTATTTTAGTTGCGGCGATTGTTATTTTCATTAAAATAGATTGGGTTTTTGACAACATTGTAATGGGTCCTGTACGCAACAACTTTGTATCGTACAAGTATATGTGTGGGCTCAGTCACTGGCTGCATATTGGCGATGCCCTTTGTATGCCACCCATCCCCGAAGGCTATAAATTATTGGGTAATACGGTTAGCGGACCATTTATGTCGGCCATTCAAATTGGCGTCATTGGTGGTTTCATCGCTGCCTTCCCCTATATTTTCTGGGAGTTCTGGAAGTTTGTGAAACCGGCCTTGTCGCCCAAGGAATTGAAATATTCCCGCAACGCCATCTTCTTTGTATCCATATTCTTCTTTTTAGGGGCTGCATTCGGCTACTTTGTGCTGGGACCTTTTACCTTTAACTTCCTGGCCAACTTTAATCTGGGTACGGCCAATATGTATGAATACAAACCAGCGTTGGACGATTACATCGATAACCTGGTGAACATTATTCTGGGCTGTGGTATTGCTTTTGAACTGCCCATTTTAGCCTATGTGCTCACCAAGATCGGGTTGATAACACCGGCCTTTTTAACCAATTACCGCAAGTACGCGTATGTGGTTATCCTGGTGGTAGCGGCGGTTATTACACCTTCACCCGACTGGACCAGCCAGATGATCGTGTTCTTACCATTGTTATTCCTGTATGAGTTGAGTGTGATCGTTTCAAAACGCGTGTATAAAAGAGACCAGGCGGAACAGGATAACTGGCAGTAA
- a CDS encoding hemolysin family protein, translating to MSLLTGIGIVIGIVFLLLAYFAGIEVAFTSANRLNIELKKKQGSNAGILLSNLFDNPSRFIGTNVVGFSFFLTFLVLLMSMFLNEWVHWDTMDITAKSFISFFKLFSEIVVSWLLIIILGECIPKAIFKAKSDSLLSFSARVGLLGLFDNLFYWIAAAFVRLSIFILNVIFDMRIDKRKEPFSRSDLDHFFQQTSEYSSEGADMNTELFENALSLPKIKVRECLVPRKEIEAIELNTTVEEARKKFISTRLSKLIVYGGNIDQILGYIHQLDLFKQPDHVKEILLPIPAIPESMSATDLINKFTRERKSIAWVVDEFGGTAGIVTMEDLLEEIFGEIKDEYDVEEFEEKMISEDEYILSGRLELDYLVEKYKLEFPENDSETLSGFIIHQHETIPRLKERIIIGNYEFEVLNVSDTRIEMVRLKILR from the coding sequence ATGAGTTTACTTACCGGAATAGGCATTGTCATTGGTATTGTGTTTCTGCTGCTCGCATATTTTGCAGGCATTGAAGTGGCATTTACCTCGGCCAACCGGTTGAATATTGAATTAAAAAAGAAACAGGGTTCCAATGCCGGTATTTTATTGTCGAACCTGTTTGATAACCCTTCCCGCTTTATAGGCACCAATGTAGTTGGGTTCAGCTTTTTTCTCACCTTCCTGGTATTGCTGATGTCTATGTTCCTGAACGAATGGGTGCATTGGGATACCATGGATATTACCGCAAAGTCGTTTATCAGTTTCTTCAAGCTGTTTTCGGAGATCGTGGTTTCCTGGCTGCTGATCATTATACTGGGCGAATGCATTCCAAAAGCTATTTTCAAGGCTAAAAGCGATTCCCTGCTGTCTTTTTCAGCCCGCGTAGGGCTGCTGGGGCTGTTTGATAATTTATTTTATTGGATAGCGGCCGCCTTTGTAAGGCTGTCGATCTTTATCCTGAACGTGATCTTCGATATGCGTATCGACAAGCGGAAAGAGCCTTTTTCGCGCAGCGATCTCGATCACTTTTTTCAGCAAACCAGTGAATACAGCAGCGAAGGCGCCGATATGAACACGGAGCTGTTCGAGAATGCCCTGTCGTTACCCAAAATAAAGGTGCGTGAATGCCTGGTGCCCCGGAAGGAAATTGAGGCTATTGAGTTGAATACCACCGTGGAGGAGGCCCGCAAAAAGTTTATTTCAACGCGGTTGAGCAAACTCATTGTGTACGGTGGCAATATCGACCAGATCCTGGGTTATATTCACCAGCTCGATCTGTTTAAACAACCCGATCATGTAAAGGAGATCCTGCTGCCCATTCCCGCCATTCCGGAGAGTATGAGCGCCACCGACCTCATAAATAAATTCACCAGGGAACGCAAAAGCATTGCCTGGGTGGTAGATGAGTTTGGCGGCACCGCCGGCATTGTTACCATGGAAGACCTGCTGGAAGAAATCTTCGGCGAAATAAAGGACGAATATGATGTGGAGGAGTTTGAAGAGAAAATGATCTCTGAAGACGAATATATTCTGTCGGGCCGGCTGGAGCTGGATTACCTGGTGGAGAAATATAAACTGGAGTTCCCCGAAAACGACTCGGAAACCCTTTCCGGCTTTATCATTCACCAGCATGAAACCATTCCCCGGTTAAAGGAACGTATTATCATTGGTAATTATGAGTTTGAGGTATTGAATGTGAGCGATACCCGCATTGAAATGGTACGCCTGAAGATCCTGCGGTAG
- the gmk gene encoding guanylate kinase, whose translation MYQNKIIILTAPSGAGKTSITHFLLREFPQLAFSISVATRKRRENEVDGKDYYFMTEEEFQAKNNNNEFVEWEMVYEGKIYGTLKSELERIWNNKQVPVLDIDVKGAIHVQEQFPRTTLSIFIDPPSVDELRRRLSSRGTETEESLETRINKASYEISFKHHFSKIILNDNFEKACVQAKEAVQQFLES comes from the coding sequence ATGTATCAAAATAAAATAATAATCCTTACAGCTCCTTCCGGAGCCGGTAAAACATCCATTACCCATTTCTTATTAAGGGAATTTCCGCAACTGGCATTCTCCATTTCTGTGGCTACCCGTAAAAGACGCGAGAATGAAGTAGATGGGAAAGATTATTATTTTATGACGGAAGAAGAGTTTCAGGCCAAGAATAATAACAACGAGTTTGTTGAATGGGAAATGGTATATGAAGGAAAGATCTATGGTACGCTGAAATCGGAACTGGAGCGCATCTGGAACAACAAGCAGGTACCCGTACTGGATATCGATGTAAAAGGCGCCATTCATGTACAGGAGCAATTTCCCCGCACTACCCTGTCGATCTTTATCGACCCGCCTTCTGTTGACGAATTAAGACGCCGGTTAAGCTCAAGGGGTACCGAAACCGAAGAAAGCCTGGAAACCAGGATCAATAAGGCTTCTTACGAAATATCGTTTAAACATCACTTTTCTAAAATAATCCTTAACGACAACTTCGAAAAAGCCTGTGTACAGGCCAAAGAAGCGGTTCAGCAGTTTCTGGAAAGCTAA
- the murA gene encoding UDP-N-acetylglucosamine 1-carboxyvinyltransferase, which produces MNSFEVIGGKKLKGEIVPQGAKNEALQIISAVLLTAQKVTITNIPDILDVNLLIELLGEMNVKIERPQRDTCIFQADAVNVDYLRSDAYKQKSGRLRGSVMLAGPMLARFRKAYIPKPGGDKIGRRRLDTHIIGFEKLGAAFNYLSEDGFFELQAPNLKGTYLMLDEPSVTGTANIVMAAVMAEGTTTIYNAACEPYIQQLCKMLNRMGAKITGIGSNLLTIEGVQTLNGTEHRMLPDMIEIGSFIGLAAMTQSEITIKNCGIEHLGIIPEKFRQLGIQLEIRGDDIYVPAQESYEIQTFLDGGVLTIYDHPWPGFTPDLLSIVLVVATQARGSVLIHQKMFESRLFFVDKLIDMGAQIVLCDPHRAVVIGLGRKQNLRGIQMSSPDIRAGISLLIAALSADGKSIIQNIEQIDRGYQYIDKRLQALGAQLKRI; this is translated from the coding sequence ATGAATTCCTTTGAAGTCATCGGTGGTAAAAAATTAAAAGGCGAAATTGTTCCGCAAGGCGCTAAGAACGAAGCCCTGCAAATCATCAGTGCGGTGCTGCTTACAGCTCAAAAAGTAACCATCACCAATATTCCCGACATTTTAGATGTAAACCTGCTTATTGAATTGCTGGGCGAAATGAATGTGAAGATCGAGCGCCCCCAACGCGATACCTGTATTTTTCAGGCCGATGCCGTGAATGTCGATTACCTGCGCAGTGATGCCTACAAACAAAAAAGCGGTCGCCTTCGCGGCTCCGTTATGCTGGCCGGCCCCATGCTGGCCCGCTTCAGAAAAGCGTATATCCCCAAACCCGGTGGCGATAAGATCGGCCGCCGCAGACTGGATACCCATATTATTGGCTTTGAAAAACTGGGCGCCGCCTTCAACTATCTTTCCGAAGATGGTTTTTTTGAATTACAGGCCCCTAACCTCAAAGGCACTTACCTCATGCTCGATGAGCCTTCTGTAACCGGCACGGCCAATATTGTTATGGCAGCAGTTATGGCCGAAGGCACTACCACTATTTATAATGCCGCCTGCGAACCCTATATTCAGCAATTGTGCAAGATGCTCAACCGCATGGGCGCTAAAATAACCGGCATTGGCAGCAACCTGCTTACTATTGAGGGCGTACAGACATTAAACGGTACCGAGCACCGCATGCTGCCCGATATGATTGAAATAGGCTCGTTTATTGGACTGGCAGCCATGACGCAAAGTGAGATCACCATCAAGAATTGCGGCATCGAACACCTGGGCATTATCCCTGAAAAATTCAGACAGCTGGGCATTCAGCTGGAGATCAGAGGCGACGATATTTATGTGCCTGCGCAGGAATCGTATGAAATTCAAACCTTCCTCGATGGTGGAGTGCTTACCATTTACGATCATCCCTGGCCGGGTTTTACCCCCGATCTGTTGAGTATTGTGCTGGTAGTAGCCACCCAGGCCCGCGGCAGCGTGCTGATCCATCAAAAAATGTTTGAAAGCCGTTTGTTCTTTGTAGATAAACTCATCGATATGGGAGCGCAGATCGTTCTTTGTGATCCCCACCGCGCAGTGGTAATTGGCCTGGGACGGAAACAAAACCTGCGGGGTATTCAAATGAGCAGCCCCGATATCAGGGCCGGGATCTCCCTTTTAATTGCTGCCCTGAGTGCCGATGGAAAAAGCATTATTCAAAACATTGAACAAATAGACCGCGGCTATCAGTACATCGACAAACGCCTGCAGGCATTAGGCGCCCAACTCAAAAGAATATAA
- a CDS encoding DUF4290 domain-containing protein produces MSISAIEKMEYNTTRNHLAMREYGRHIQKMIEYLLTIEDQETRQRNAYAVIELMGFLNPHLKNVEDFRHKLWDHLFLISNFKLAVDSPYPIPTRETLKSRPGPLPYPKRYPKFSHLGKNLELVINKALKEDQPDKRQGFANAIAYYMKLAYNNWHKETVHDDAIQGELTNITEGQLTFTNTPYVRQHRPSDNRDRDRDRGGYGDYRNKRGGGGGKFQGRGGRDRDDRGGGGGRDNRNDRGGKFKKRYK; encoded by the coding sequence ATGAGTATTAGTGCTATCGAAAAAATGGAATACAACACGACCAGGAACCACCTGGCGATGCGTGAATACGGAAGGCATATTCAGAAAATGATTGAATACCTGCTGACGATTGAAGATCAGGAAACCCGCCAGCGTAATGCTTATGCTGTAATTGAACTGATGGGATTCCTGAACCCTCACTTAAAAAACGTTGAAGATTTCAGACATAAACTTTGGGACCACCTGTTCCTGATCTCTAATTTTAAACTGGCGGTAGATTCTCCCTACCCCATCCCCACCAGGGAAACTTTAAAATCAAGACCCGGACCACTGCCCTATCCCAAACGCTATCCCAAATTCTCGCACCTGGGTAAAAACCTGGAGCTGGTTATCAACAAAGCGCTGAAAGAAGACCAGCCCGATAAAAGACAGGGGTTTGCCAATGCCATTGCCTATTACATGAAACTGGCTTACAATAACTGGCATAAAGAAACTGTGCACGACGATGCTATTCAGGGCGAACTGACCAACATTACCGAAGGCCAGCTCACCTTTACCAATACACCGTATGTACGCCAACACCGCCCCAGCGACAATCGTGACCGCGATCGGGACCGTGGTGGCTATGGCGACTACCGCAATAAACGTGGCGGCGGCGGCGGAAAATTCCAGGGCCGTGGCGGCCGGGATCGTGATGACCGTGGCGGCGGCGGTGGACGTGATAACCGCAACGACCGCGGCGGTAAGTTCAAGAAACGCTATAAATAA
- the gldC gene encoding gliding motility protein GldC codes for MRQSRITIDVSLDEKNIPDQILWNATDSTADNAQKARAMMLSFWDGADKSALRMDLWTKDMMVDEMADFYYQTIMTMADSFERATHQAELVDMMKTFAKDFYGRFRDIQLKENKL; via the coding sequence ATGAGGCAATCGAGAATTACTATTGATGTGTCGCTTGACGAAAAAAACATTCCTGATCAAATATTGTGGAATGCCACCGACAGCACTGCCGACAATGCGCAAAAGGCAAGGGCCATGATGCTGTCTTTTTGGGATGGCGCCGATAAATCGGCTTTACGCATGGACCTGTGGACGAAAGACATGATGGTGGATGAGATGGCCGACTTTTATTATCAAACTATTATGACGATGGCCGATAGCTTTGAGCGGGCCACCCACCAGGCCGAACTGGTTGACATGATGAAGACCTTTGCCAAAGATTTTTATGGTCGTTTCCGCGACATTCAGTTGAAAGAAAATAAATTGTAA
- a CDS encoding GatB/YqeY domain-containing protein: MNLEQKIMADLKTAMLAKDEKALRSLRAIKAAILLAKTSEGAGGDLKEEDEIKLLQKLVKQRRDSLEIFTQQNRTDLAQKEQEEIEIIEKFLPKQLSGEELKTIIAGIIANTGASSPADMGKVMGAATKQLAGKADGKAISALVKELLAK, from the coding sequence ATGAACTTAGAACAAAAGATCATGGCTGACCTGAAAACAGCCATGCTGGCCAAAGACGAAAAAGCATTGCGTAGTTTACGCGCCATTAAAGCTGCCATTTTGCTGGCAAAAACATCAGAGGGCGCTGGCGGCGATTTGAAAGAGGAAGACGAGATCAAATTGTTGCAGAAGCTGGTAAAACAACGCAGGGACTCATTGGAGATCTTTACCCAGCAGAACCGCACCGACCTGGCGCAAAAAGAGCAGGAAGAAATTGAAATAATAGAAAAATTCCTTCCCAAACAACTGAGTGGGGAAGAATTGAAAACTATTATAGCAGGCATTATTGCCAACACAGGCGCTTCTTCACCAGCCGATATGGGGAAGGTGATGGGCGCGGCCACCAAACAACTGGCTGGCAAGGCTGATGGGAAAGCAATTAGCGCCCTGGTAAAGGAGTTGCTGGCGAAATAG
- a CDS encoding CvpA family protein — protein sequence MLIDILVLIFIVFAIIKGLRRGLIVAVFSIFAFIAGIAAAMKLSVVVADYLKDSVNISAKWLPFISFAVVFIGVVLLVRFVASLLESTVEMAMMGWVNRIAGVLLYTILYMFTLSVVLFFVQKVKLISDETLAKSITWPWLQPLGPWVINGIGKLIPVFKDMFTELSAFFDGFATQKLPR from the coding sequence ATGCTCATAGATATATTAGTTCTAATATTTATTGTTTTCGCTATTATAAAAGGCTTGCGGCGAGGACTTATAGTTGCAGTATTTTCAATTTTTGCGTTTATTGCAGGTATTGCCGCAGCCATGAAATTATCGGTAGTTGTAGCAGATTATTTAAAAGACAGCGTTAATATCTCTGCTAAATGGCTGCCATTTATTTCATTCGCAGTGGTGTTTATAGGGGTTGTGTTGTTAGTGAGGTTTGTGGCCAGTTTACTGGAATCTACAGTTGAAATGGCAATGATGGGTTGGGTAAACAGGATCGCAGGAGTTCTTTTGTACACTATTTTGTATATGTTTACACTCAGCGTAGTGCTGTTCTTTGTGCAAAAGGTAAAGCTCATTAGTGATGAAACACTCGCTAAGTCAATTACCTGGCCATGGTTACAGCCGCTGGGTCCCTGGGTTATAAATGGTATTGGGAAACTGATACCGGTATTTAAAGACATGTTTACAGAGCTAAGTGCGTTTTTTGACGGGTTTGCCACACAAAAGCTACCACGCTGA
- a CDS encoding alpha/beta fold hydrolase, giving the protein MNYTIKQVDKFKYIEEGEGEPLILLHGLFGALSNFGDLISYFKNHNKVVVPLLPLLDMDLLHTSVGGLQKFVHKFIEYQDYQNVHLLGNSLGGHVAILHVLKQPERIKSLILTGSSGLFENGMGDTYPKRGDYDYIKKKTELTFYDPKIATKELVDEVYEIVNNRLKAIKIIALAKSAIRNNLGEDINQIKQPTLLIWGNNDAITPPFVGREFHRLIPNSELHFIDKCGHAPMMEVPEEFNRILHKFLTKLNEPAAVA; this is encoded by the coding sequence ATGAATTATACGATCAAACAAGTGGATAAATTCAAGTATATTGAAGAAGGCGAAGGCGAACCGCTAATACTTTTGCATGGATTATTCGGTGCCCTTAGCAACTTTGGTGATTTGATCAGTTACTTCAAGAACCATAATAAAGTTGTGGTTCCCTTACTCCCTTTGCTTGATATGGACCTTTTGCATACCTCAGTAGGTGGTTTGCAGAAGTTTGTGCACAAGTTTATAGAATACCAGGATTACCAGAATGTACACCTGCTTGGCAACTCATTGGGCGGCCATGTAGCCATATTACACGTGCTGAAACAGCCAGAACGCATCAAATCGCTTATCCTGACCGGCAGTTCCGGTTTATTTGAGAACGGTATGGGCGATACTTATCCTAAACGCGGTGATTACGATTATATAAAGAAGAAAACGGAGTTAACTTTTTACGACCCCAAAATTGCTACCAAAGAACTGGTAGATGAGGTGTATGAAATCGTAAACAACCGGTTGAAAGCCATCAAAATAATTGCGCTGGCAAAGAGCGCCATCCGTAATAACCTTGGTGAAGACATTAATCAAATCAAACAACCTACGTTATTGATCTGGGGTAATAATGATGCCATTACCCCGCCGTTTGTGGGCCGGGAGTTTCATCGGTTAATTCCAAACAGCGAGCTGCATTTCATTGACAAATGTGGTCACGCGCCAATGATGGAAGTACCAGAGGAATTTAACCGTATACTCCATAAATTTTTGACAAAGTTGAACGAGCCGGCAGCGGTTGCCTGA
- a CDS encoding CBS domain-containing protein has protein sequence MAVLNKELISASIPTLNLSDTVIQALDLMSEFHVMQLPVVAEDKYLGLVFEEDLMNHDERTSLQSLDTHFSKVAVHANTHFIEAVQMLNDYNLSLVPVIDKENEFVGAIAAIDLLKELGKATGASEPGGLIVLEMEQRNFSFSELSKLVETNDAQITQLNSYWDNNTSSFFVAIKINKFEISDIVATFQRYEYNVKYYFGEELYENELRNNYDHLMNYLNI, from the coding sequence ATGGCAGTGCTTAATAAAGAATTAATATCAGCATCGATTCCCACACTCAACCTGAGTGATACGGTTATTCAGGCACTGGACCTGATGTCGGAGTTCCATGTTATGCAGTTACCTGTAGTGGCGGAAGATAAATACCTTGGTTTGGTATTCGAGGAGGATTTAATGAACCATGATGAACGCACTTCCCTTCAATCTCTTGATACTCACTTTTCCAAAGTGGCCGTACACGCCAATACTCACTTTATTGAGGCGGTACAAATGTTGAATGATTATAATCTTTCCCTGGTTCCGGTTATTGACAAGGAGAATGAATTTGTTGGAGCCATTGCAGCCATCGACCTTTTAAAAGAATTAGGTAAAGCCACAGGAGCGAGCGAACCTGGCGGTTTAATTGTGCTGGAAATGGAACAACGTAATTTCTCATTTTCAGAACTCAGCAAACTGGTGGAAACCAATGATGCCCAGATAACCCAGTTAAATAGTTATTGGGATAATAACACCAGCTCCTTTTTTGTAGCAATAAAAATCAATAAATTCGAGATTTCCGATATTGTTGCTACATTTCAGCGGTATGAGTACAATGTAAAATATTATTTTGGCGAAGAATTATACGAAAACGAACTACGGAACAATTACGACCACTTGATGAATTATCTGAACATATAG
- a CDS encoding POTRA domain-containing protein, producing the protein MDSTSQALPNVTNVTSGTNNNFNTPFVVGDIIIEGNKKTKPYIIERELPFKTGDSIYLPDLVKGFEISRQQLINTSLFNEVVISLKSFRGYVVDILIQVKERWYIFPLPYLKPIDRNLNEWAKQGYGLDRVNYGFKFTYNNFTGRNDKLKLWLITGYTQRIEFQYDQPYADKSLKHGYRVGFAYSFNREINYATIDNQQVFVDSLRNGIRQWAGHIDWTYRPGLRTVHSFSVSYTHQEVDSGITYLNPKYYNYGRTSVSFPELVYNVNYVNVDYKAFPLTGWQAEGTIVKRGFNNAMNMWQINANATKGWALTKKDFFSWNGVGMLRFPFNQPYINQRMFGYGNMYLRGLENYVIDGSAGVLTRQSYRHQLFKFNVPTYLKSKSHDHIPFRIYARLFSDIGYSYNKNFTNNSLTNRTLYTYGAGVDLVSFYDFVLRLDYSFNQLGQKGLFLHIKNDF; encoded by the coding sequence GTGGATTCTACTTCCCAGGCCTTGCCCAATGTTACCAATGTAACTTCTGGTACCAATAACAACTTTAATACTCCTTTTGTTGTAGGCGATATCATAATTGAAGGAAATAAAAAAACAAAGCCTTATATCATTGAAAGGGAACTGCCCTTTAAAACCGGCGACTCCATTTACCTGCCCGACCTGGTAAAAGGGTTCGAGATCTCCCGCCAGCAGCTGATCAATACCTCTTTATTTAACGAAGTAGTAATTTCCTTAAAGTCATTTCGTGGATACGTAGTTGATATTCTTATACAGGTAAAAGAACGCTGGTATATTTTTCCCCTCCCATACCTGAAACCCATTGACCGCAACCTGAACGAATGGGCCAAACAGGGCTACGGTCTCGACCGCGTTAACTATGGATTCAAATTCACCTATAATAATTTTACCGGCCGTAACGACAAGCTGAAACTCTGGTTAATAACCGGCTATACACAGCGCATAGAGTTTCAGTATGACCAGCCATATGCCGACAAGTCGTTGAAACATGGTTACCGCGTGGGTTTTGCCTATTCGTTTAACCGCGAGATCAATTACGCCACCATAGATAACCAACAGGTTTTTGTTGACTCGTTACGCAACGGAATAAGACAATGGGCGGGCCATATTGACTGGACGTACCGGCCGGGTTTACGCACCGTACATTCATTTTCGGTATCCTATACCCACCAGGAAGTAGACTCGGGTATAACCTATTTAAATCCGAAGTACTACAATTATGGCCGTACCTCGGTAAGCTTTCCCGAGCTGGTGTATAATGTAAACTATGTAAATGTGGATTATAAGGCCTTCCCGCTTACCGGCTGGCAGGCAGAAGGAACTATTGTGAAAAGGGGCTTTAACAATGCCATGAACATGTGGCAGATAAACGCAAACGCCACCAAAGGCTGGGCATTGACCAAAAAGGATTTCTTCAGCTGGAATGGGGTAGGAATGCTGCGTTTCCCCTTCAACCAGCCATATATAAATCAACGGATGTTTGGTTATGGCAATATGTACCTGCGCGGGCTGGAGAATTATGTAATTGATGGGTCGGCCGGGGTTTTGACAAGACAGAGCTACCGGCATCAGCTGTTCAAATTCAATGTTCCCACGTATCTAAAATCAAAATCGCACGACCATATACCTTTCCGCATTTATGCCCGCCTGTTTAGCGATATCGGGTATTCCTATAATAAGAATTTTACTAATAATTCCCTCACGAACCGCACGTTGTACACCTATGGCGCAGGAGTTGACCTGGTATCTTTCTATGACTTCGTATTGCGGCTCGACTACAGCTTCAACCAATTAGGACAAAAGGGTTTATTTTTACACATCAAGAACGATTTTTAA
- a CDS encoding NAD kinase, whose translation MKVAIYSRVIDDDQYSKVQQLLDELDKENIHPVIYKPFYEMIQSSVRFSEKTTLFNDSGDLTDAIDFLISLGGDGTLLDTVTLVRDKNIPVLGINFGRLGFLASIGSKELHIAVQSLVKRTILIDKRSLIHLDASKPLFGDVPYGLNEFAIHKTDTSPMIKIHTYLNGEFLNTYWADGVIVATPTGSTGYSLSCNGPVVFPESSSFVITPVAPHNLNVRPIIVPDDNIISFEIEGRTDHFICALDSRKELVDKKVQLAVRNESFTLSLVRLNENNFLQTLRNKLSWGLDTRN comes from the coding sequence ATGAAGGTAGCCATTTATAGCAGGGTTATTGATGATGACCAGTATAGCAAAGTGCAACAATTGCTCGATGAACTGGACAAAGAAAATATTCACCCGGTTATATATAAGCCTTTTTATGAGATGATCCAGTCATCGGTGCGTTTTTCAGAAAAGACCACTCTGTTCAATGACTCGGGTGATCTTACCGATGCCATAGACTTTTTGATAAGCCTGGGTGGTGATGGTACTTTACTCGATACCGTTACCCTGGTTCGCGATAAGAATATCCCGGTGCTGGGGATCAATTTTGGCCGGCTGGGCTTTTTGGCCAGCATCGGCAGTAAAGAATTGCACATTGCAGTACAATCCCTGGTGAAGCGCACAATACTAATAGACAAGCGATCGTTAATTCATTTGGATGCGAGTAAACCATTATTCGGCGATGTACCTTACGGATTAAATGAATTTGCTATCCATAAGACAGATACATCACCCATGATAAAAATTCATACTTATCTTAATGGTGAATTTTTAAATACATACTGGGCTGATGGCGTGATTGTAGCAACTCCTACCGGTTCAACCGGCTATTCGTTAAGTTGTAATGGCCCAGTGGTTTTTCCTGAATCCTCCAGCTTCGTTATCACCCCCGTAGCCCCACATAACCTGAATGTCCGACCTATCATAGTACCAGATGATAATATTATATCATTTGAGATTGAGGGCCGGACAGATCATTTTATTTGTGCGCTTGACTCGCGCAAAGAACTCGTAGATAAAAAGGTACAATTAGCCGTGCGCAACGAATCCTTTACCCTGAGCCTGGTACGGTTGAATGAAAATAATTTCCTGCAAACCCTGCGTAATAAATTATCGTGGGGTTTAGACACGAGGAATTAA